A region from the Corylus avellana chromosome ca7, CavTom2PMs-1.0 genome encodes:
- the LOC132186118 gene encoding protein TOPLESS isoform X1: MSSLSRELVFLILQFLDEEKFKETVHKLEQESGFFFNMKYFEDEVHNGNWDEVEKYLSGFTKVDDNRYSMKIFFEIRKQKYLEALDKHDRSKAVDILVKDLKVFATFNEELFKEITQLLTLENFRENEQLSKYGDTKSARAIMLVELKKLIEANPLFRDKLQFPNLKNSRLRTLINQSLNWQHQLCKNPRPNPDIKTLFVDHTCGQPNGARAPSPANNPLLGSLPKAGGFPNLSAHGPFQPTPAPVPTPLAGWMSNPSTVTHPAVSGGGAIGLGAPSIPAALKHPRTPPTNPSVDYPSGDSDHVSKRTRSMGISDEVNLPVNVLPVSFPGHGHGQGFNAPDDLPKTVLRTLNQGSSPMSMDFHPVQQTLLLVGTNVGDIGLWEVGSRERLLLRNFKVWDLSACTLPLQAALVKDPGVSVNRVIWSPDGNLFGVAYSRHIVQIYSYHGNDDVRQHQEIDAHVGGVNDIAFSHPNKQLCVITCGDDKTIKVWDAATGAKQYTFEGHEAPVYSVCPHYKENIQFIFSTALDGKIKAWLYDNLGSRVDYDAPGRWCTTMAYSADGTRLFSCGTSKEGESFIVEWNESEGAVKRTYHGFRKRSLGVVQFDTTKNRFLAAGDDFSIKFWDMDNVQLLTTVEADGGLPASPRIRFNKDGALLAVSANDNGIKILANTDGIRLLRTFENLSYDASRTSEAVTKPTINPISAAAAAAAAAAATSAGLADRVAPMVGISGMNGDARNLGDVKPRITEESNDKSKIWKLTEINEQSQCRSLRLPENLRVTKISRLIYTNSGNAVLALASNAIHLLWKWQRSDRNSSGKATASVSPQLWQPPSGILMTNDVADTSPEEAVPCFALSKNDSYVMSASGGKISLFNMMTFKTMTTFMPPPPAATFLAFHPQDNNIIAIGMDDSTIQIYNVRVDEVKSKLKGHTKRITGLAFSHLLNVLVSSGADAQLCVWKSDAWEKQKTRYLQLPAGRTPAQSDTRVQFHQDQTHFLVVHETQLAIYETTKLECVKQWVSRESAPISHATFSCDSQLVYASFLDATVCVFSAANLRLRCRINPSAYLPASVSSSNVQPLVIAAHPQEPNQFALGLSDGGVHVFEPLESEGKWGVPPPVENGSASSVSASPSVGASGSEQAQR; encoded by the exons ATGTCGTCGCTTAGTAGAGAGCTTGTGTTCTTGATCTTACAATTCCTAGATGAGGAAAAGTTCAAAGAGACTGTTCACAA gCTTGAACAGGAATCTGGGTTTTTctttaatatgaaatattttgaGGATGAGGTGCATAATGGGAATTGGGATGAGGTTGAGAAGTACCTTTCTGGATTCACTAAAGTAGATGACAACCGGTATTCGATGAAAATCTTTTTTGAGATAAGGAAGCAGAAGTATCTTGAGGCATTGGATAA GCACGACCGGTCCAAGGCTGTGGACATATTAGTAAAGGATCTGAAAGTTTTTGCCACATTTAATGAAGAGCTTTTCAAGGAAATCACGCAGCTCTTGACATTGGAGAATTTTAG GGAGAATGAGCAACTTTCCAAGTATGGAGATACCAAATCTGCAAGAGCAATCATGTTGGTGGAGCTCAAGAAGCTGATTGAAGCAAATCCTTTATTCCGTGATAAATTGCAATTCCCCAACCTAAAAAATTCAAGGTTACGGACTCTCATCAACCAAAG CTTGAATTGGCAGCATCAACTATGTAAAAACCCGAGGCCAAATCCAGATATAAAAACTCTGTTTGTGGATCACACTTGTGGACAACCAAATGGTGCACGAGCTCCATCACCTGCAAACAATCCACTGCTTGGGTCCTTACCGAAAGCTGGGGGTTTCCCTAACCTAAGTGCACATGGG CCTTTTCAACCTACACCAGCACCAGTACCAACACCACTTGCAGGTTGGATGTCCAATCCTTCCACTGTAACTCATCCGGCCGTTTCTGGAGGGGGAGCTATTGGTCTCGGTGCTCCATCAATTCCAg CTGCTTTGAAACATCCAAGGACTCCTCCAACTAACCCTTCTGTTGACTACCCATCTGGGGATTCTGATCATGTTTCTAAACGAACAAGATCAATGGGGATTTCTGATGAG GTAAATCTCCCTGTTAATGTGTTGCCAGTATCATTTCCGGGTCATGGTCATGGTCAGGGGTTTAATGCACCTGATGACTTGCCCAAGACTGTCTTGCGGACTTTAAATCAAGGATCATCTCCCATGAGCATGGATTTTCATCCTGTTCAACAAACTCTGCTTCTTG TTGGTACGAATGTTGGGGACATAGGGTTGTGGGAAGTTGGTTCTAGAGAACGATTGCTTTTGAGGAACTTCAAAGTTTGGGATCTCAGTGCATGTACATTGCCTTTGCAG GCAGCTCTAGTTAAAGATCCTGGTGTATCTGTTAACCGCGTGATTTGGAGTCCTGATGGTAATTTATTTG GAGTTGCATACTCCAGGCACATTGTTCAAATATATTCTTATCACGGGAATGATGATGTACGGCAGCATCAGGAG ATTGATGCTCATGTTGGTGGAGTAAATGATATTGCATTTTCACACCCAAATAAGCAACTTTGTGTGATAACCTGTGGTGATGATAAGACCATCAAG GTGTGGGATGCTGCTACTGGTGCAAAGCAATATACCTTTGAAGGTCATGAGGCTCCTGTTTATTCTGTCTGTCCTCACTACAAGGAAAACATTCAG TTTATCTTTTCAACAGCACTGGACGGAAAGATAAAAGCATGGTTGTATGACAACTTGGGATCTCGAGTTGATTATGATGCTCCTGGTCGCTGGTGCACAACAATGGCTTATAGTGCTGATGGTACAAG GCTCTTTTCATGTGGGACAAGTAAAGAAGGGGAATCATTTATTGTTGAATGGAATGAAAGTGAAGGGGCTGTTAAAAGGACCTATCATGGATTCCGCAAGCGTTCTTTGGGTGTTGTGCAGTTTGATACAACTAAGAACCGCTTTTTGGCTGCTGGGGATGATTTCTCTATCAAATTCTGGGATATGGACAATGTTCAACTTTTGACAACTGTTGAAGCCGATGGAGGCCTACCG GCAAGCCCTCGTATCCGGTTCAACAAGGACGGTGCTCTCTTGGCTGTTTCTGCCAATGACAATGGAATTAAAATTTTAGCAAATACGGATGGTATTAGGCTATTACGCACATTTGAAAATCTTTCTTATGATGCATCAAGAACATCAGAAGCTGTGACGAAG CCAACAATAAACCCAATTTCAGCTGCTGCAGCAGCGGCAGCAGCAGCTGCAGCTACTAGTGCTGGACTTGCAGATAGAGTTGCCCCCATGGTTGGTATTTCTGGCATG AACGGGGATGCTCGGAACTTGGGAGATGTGAAACCTAGGATAACAGAAGAATCAAATGACAAATCCAAGATTTGGAAGCTCACCGAAATCAATGAACAATCTCAATGCCGATCCTTGAGGCTACCTGAAAACCTAAGAGTAACCAAG ATATCGAGGTTAATCTATACGAATTCAGGTAATGCTGTTTTAGCATTAGCATCAAATGCCATTCATCTGCTCTGGAAATGGCAGCGAAGTGATCGTAATTCTTCTGGCAAG GCGACTGCCAGTGTGTCACCTCAATTATGGCAACCACCAAGTGGCATTCTAATGACCAATGATGTTGCTGACACTAGTCCTGAAGAGGCTGTGCCCTGTTTTGCTTTGTCCAAGAATGATTCTTACGTAATGTCAGCATCTGGAGGAAAGATTTCGTTATTCAATATGATGACATTTAAG ACAATGACAACTTTCATGCCACCGCCACCTGCAGCAACATTTCTTGCTTTCCATCCACAAGATAACAACATTATCGCCATTGGCATGGATGATTCCACAATTCAGATATATAATGTTCGCGTAGATGAA GTTAAGAGCAAGCTTAAAGGACACACTAAAAGAATAACTGGCCTTGCCTTTTCTCATTTACTGAATGTGTTAGTTTCATCTGGAGCGGATGCTCAG CTTTGTGTATGGAAATCTGATGCATGGGAAAAGCAGAAGACCAGATACTTGCAACTTCCAGCTGGAAGAACTCCAGCACAGTCAGACACACGTGTACAGTTCCATCAGGACCAAACACACTTTCTGGTTGTACATGAAACTCAGCTTGCCATATATGAAACAACAAAGCTGGAATGTGTAAAGCag TGGGTCTCACGAGAATCTGCTCCCATCTCTCATGCAACATTCTCATGTGATAGCCAGTTGGTATATGCCAGCTTCCTAGATGCAACAGTCTGTGTGTTTAGTGCTGCCAATCTCAGACTACGCTGTCGAATCAATCCTTCTGCTTATCTTCCTGCTAGCGTGAG CAGCTCTAATGTTCAACCACTCGTGATTGCGGCTCATCCGCAAGAACCAAATCAATTTGCGTTAGGGCTTTCAGATGGGGGGGTTCATGTCTTTGAGCCCCTTGAATCTGAAGGCAAATGGGGTGTGCCTCCACCGGTTGAGAATGGGTCAGCGAGCAGTGTGTCAGCTTCTCCTTCAGTTGGAGCTTCAGGTTCAGAGCAAGCCCAGAGATGA
- the LOC132186118 gene encoding protein TOPLESS isoform X2 encodes MSSLSRELVFLILQFLDEEKFKETVHKLEQESGFFFNMKYFEDEVHNGNWDEVEKYLSGFTKVDDNRYSMKIFFEIRKQKYLEALDKHDRSKAVDILVKDLKVFATFNEELFKEITQLLTLENFRENEQLSKYGDTKSARAIMLVELKKLIEANPLFRDKLQFPNLKNSRLRTLINQSLNWQHQLCKNPRPNPDIKTLFVDHTCGQPNGARAPSPANNPLLGSLPKAGGFPNLSAHGPFQPTPAPVPTPLAGWMSNPSTVTHPAVSGGGAIGLGAPSIPAALKHPRTPPTNPSVDYPSGDSDHVSKRTRSMGISDEVNLPVNVLPVSFPGHGHGQGFNAPDDLPKTVLRTLNQGSSPMSMDFHPVQQTLLLVGTNVGDIGLWEVGSRERLLLRNFKVWDLSACTLPLQAALVKDPGVSVNRVIWSPDGNLFGVAYSRHIVQIYSYHGNDDVRQHQEIDAHVGGVNDIAFSHPNKQLCVITCGDDKTIKVWDAATGAKQYTFEGHEAPVYSVCPHYKENIQFIFSTALDGKIKAWLYDNLGSRVDYDAPGRWCTTMAYSADGTRLFSCGTSKEGESFIVEWNESEGAVKRTYHGFRKRSLGVVQFDTTKNRFLAAGDDFSIKFWDMDNVQLLTTVEADGGLPASPRIRFNKDGALLAVSANDNGIKILANTDGIRLLRTFENLSYDASRTSEAVTKPTINPISAAAAAAAAAAATSAGLADRVAPMVGISGMNGDARNLGDVKPRITEESNDKSKIWKLTEINEQSQCRSLRLPENLRVTKISRLIYTNSGNAVLALASNAIHLLWKWQRSDRNSSGKATASVSPQLWQPPSGILMTNDVADTSPEEAVPCFALSKNDSYVMSASGGKISLFNMMTFKTMTTFMPPPPAATFLAFHPQDNNIIAIGMDDSTIQIYNVRVDEVKSKLKGHTKRITGLAFSHLLNVLVSSGADAQLCVWKSDAWEKQKTRYLQLPAGRTPAQSDTRVQFHQDQTHFLVVHETQLAIYETTKLECVKQWVSRESAPISHATFSCDSQLVYASFLDATVCVFSAANLRLRCRINPSAYLPASVSSNVQPLVIAAHPQEPNQFALGLSDGGVHVFEPLESEGKWGVPPPVENGSASSVSASPSVGASGSEQAQR; translated from the exons ATGTCGTCGCTTAGTAGAGAGCTTGTGTTCTTGATCTTACAATTCCTAGATGAGGAAAAGTTCAAAGAGACTGTTCACAA gCTTGAACAGGAATCTGGGTTTTTctttaatatgaaatattttgaGGATGAGGTGCATAATGGGAATTGGGATGAGGTTGAGAAGTACCTTTCTGGATTCACTAAAGTAGATGACAACCGGTATTCGATGAAAATCTTTTTTGAGATAAGGAAGCAGAAGTATCTTGAGGCATTGGATAA GCACGACCGGTCCAAGGCTGTGGACATATTAGTAAAGGATCTGAAAGTTTTTGCCACATTTAATGAAGAGCTTTTCAAGGAAATCACGCAGCTCTTGACATTGGAGAATTTTAG GGAGAATGAGCAACTTTCCAAGTATGGAGATACCAAATCTGCAAGAGCAATCATGTTGGTGGAGCTCAAGAAGCTGATTGAAGCAAATCCTTTATTCCGTGATAAATTGCAATTCCCCAACCTAAAAAATTCAAGGTTACGGACTCTCATCAACCAAAG CTTGAATTGGCAGCATCAACTATGTAAAAACCCGAGGCCAAATCCAGATATAAAAACTCTGTTTGTGGATCACACTTGTGGACAACCAAATGGTGCACGAGCTCCATCACCTGCAAACAATCCACTGCTTGGGTCCTTACCGAAAGCTGGGGGTTTCCCTAACCTAAGTGCACATGGG CCTTTTCAACCTACACCAGCACCAGTACCAACACCACTTGCAGGTTGGATGTCCAATCCTTCCACTGTAACTCATCCGGCCGTTTCTGGAGGGGGAGCTATTGGTCTCGGTGCTCCATCAATTCCAg CTGCTTTGAAACATCCAAGGACTCCTCCAACTAACCCTTCTGTTGACTACCCATCTGGGGATTCTGATCATGTTTCTAAACGAACAAGATCAATGGGGATTTCTGATGAG GTAAATCTCCCTGTTAATGTGTTGCCAGTATCATTTCCGGGTCATGGTCATGGTCAGGGGTTTAATGCACCTGATGACTTGCCCAAGACTGTCTTGCGGACTTTAAATCAAGGATCATCTCCCATGAGCATGGATTTTCATCCTGTTCAACAAACTCTGCTTCTTG TTGGTACGAATGTTGGGGACATAGGGTTGTGGGAAGTTGGTTCTAGAGAACGATTGCTTTTGAGGAACTTCAAAGTTTGGGATCTCAGTGCATGTACATTGCCTTTGCAG GCAGCTCTAGTTAAAGATCCTGGTGTATCTGTTAACCGCGTGATTTGGAGTCCTGATGGTAATTTATTTG GAGTTGCATACTCCAGGCACATTGTTCAAATATATTCTTATCACGGGAATGATGATGTACGGCAGCATCAGGAG ATTGATGCTCATGTTGGTGGAGTAAATGATATTGCATTTTCACACCCAAATAAGCAACTTTGTGTGATAACCTGTGGTGATGATAAGACCATCAAG GTGTGGGATGCTGCTACTGGTGCAAAGCAATATACCTTTGAAGGTCATGAGGCTCCTGTTTATTCTGTCTGTCCTCACTACAAGGAAAACATTCAG TTTATCTTTTCAACAGCACTGGACGGAAAGATAAAAGCATGGTTGTATGACAACTTGGGATCTCGAGTTGATTATGATGCTCCTGGTCGCTGGTGCACAACAATGGCTTATAGTGCTGATGGTACAAG GCTCTTTTCATGTGGGACAAGTAAAGAAGGGGAATCATTTATTGTTGAATGGAATGAAAGTGAAGGGGCTGTTAAAAGGACCTATCATGGATTCCGCAAGCGTTCTTTGGGTGTTGTGCAGTTTGATACAACTAAGAACCGCTTTTTGGCTGCTGGGGATGATTTCTCTATCAAATTCTGGGATATGGACAATGTTCAACTTTTGACAACTGTTGAAGCCGATGGAGGCCTACCG GCAAGCCCTCGTATCCGGTTCAACAAGGACGGTGCTCTCTTGGCTGTTTCTGCCAATGACAATGGAATTAAAATTTTAGCAAATACGGATGGTATTAGGCTATTACGCACATTTGAAAATCTTTCTTATGATGCATCAAGAACATCAGAAGCTGTGACGAAG CCAACAATAAACCCAATTTCAGCTGCTGCAGCAGCGGCAGCAGCAGCTGCAGCTACTAGTGCTGGACTTGCAGATAGAGTTGCCCCCATGGTTGGTATTTCTGGCATG AACGGGGATGCTCGGAACTTGGGAGATGTGAAACCTAGGATAACAGAAGAATCAAATGACAAATCCAAGATTTGGAAGCTCACCGAAATCAATGAACAATCTCAATGCCGATCCTTGAGGCTACCTGAAAACCTAAGAGTAACCAAG ATATCGAGGTTAATCTATACGAATTCAGGTAATGCTGTTTTAGCATTAGCATCAAATGCCATTCATCTGCTCTGGAAATGGCAGCGAAGTGATCGTAATTCTTCTGGCAAG GCGACTGCCAGTGTGTCACCTCAATTATGGCAACCACCAAGTGGCATTCTAATGACCAATGATGTTGCTGACACTAGTCCTGAAGAGGCTGTGCCCTGTTTTGCTTTGTCCAAGAATGATTCTTACGTAATGTCAGCATCTGGAGGAAAGATTTCGTTATTCAATATGATGACATTTAAG ACAATGACAACTTTCATGCCACCGCCACCTGCAGCAACATTTCTTGCTTTCCATCCACAAGATAACAACATTATCGCCATTGGCATGGATGATTCCACAATTCAGATATATAATGTTCGCGTAGATGAA GTTAAGAGCAAGCTTAAAGGACACACTAAAAGAATAACTGGCCTTGCCTTTTCTCATTTACTGAATGTGTTAGTTTCATCTGGAGCGGATGCTCAG CTTTGTGTATGGAAATCTGATGCATGGGAAAAGCAGAAGACCAGATACTTGCAACTTCCAGCTGGAAGAACTCCAGCACAGTCAGACACACGTGTACAGTTCCATCAGGACCAAACACACTTTCTGGTTGTACATGAAACTCAGCTTGCCATATATGAAACAACAAAGCTGGAATGTGTAAAGCag TGGGTCTCACGAGAATCTGCTCCCATCTCTCATGCAACATTCTCATGTGATAGCCAGTTGGTATATGCCAGCTTCCTAGATGCAACAGTCTGTGTGTTTAGTGCTGCCAATCTCAGACTACGCTGTCGAATCAATCCTTCTGCTTATCTTCCTGCTAGCGTGAG CTCTAATGTTCAACCACTCGTGATTGCGGCTCATCCGCAAGAACCAAATCAATTTGCGTTAGGGCTTTCAGATGGGGGGGTTCATGTCTTTGAGCCCCTTGAATCTGAAGGCAAATGGGGTGTGCCTCCACCGGTTGAGAATGGGTCAGCGAGCAGTGTGTCAGCTTCTCCTTCAGTTGGAGCTTCAGGTTCAGAGCAAGCCCAGAGATGA